In Solidesulfovibrio sp., the following proteins share a genomic window:
- a CDS encoding GAF domain-containing protein produces the protein MVPTGSLASVRTAPGAYALAWALVVLMVGGGAAVWIGTACPAPLAAAFPVLGVWGLAAIGGLLAALAAVLAGFAVDRHLRLRAALRQRDAEVGAARAELLRSNKALTALGAINHELIHAVDRDAFLASVCEVLVHRAGYDLVWVGMVDPAGGGRVRVAARAGEDAEWLDSLDIRCDGGARGQGPAGTAMREGRLVYVPRFQDEAFFRNWPDRPAAFSRYVSAIALPLRLGGRVAGALTIYERREREFGGEEVALLGQMAADVAHGLHVLRLSASRARAAVLMRQAFRVSTAMAATARALVSGDLDMAGMAGLVLSRAMELTGSTLGTIGLVDRRTGRVDWLVTIGPQGGIPADPAQARELYPDVAGRFTGVLAPVLNDGLPLRHNAQASLDDACPCFPNMGRVERFLAVPLRRGAGKTGGIMLLAEAGEAYLDRDLRAAQRLATLLEMGAARLAVEQELDTARRRAEAANQAKTQFLANISHELRTPINGILGMAQLAILEGASGREAEYWQTVRESTDRLVDIVDNLLELASVESGSLSPMLREFSLRRLLESLRGTYSVRAGLAGLSLDCDIDTALPDRLLGDPFRLRQILAHLLDNAIRFTPTGGVSLRASLLDAREAAEARQVFVAKDFGGLCIAFAVLDTGIGIAKDKQADIFESFALAEECLTKRFGGTGMGLSIASRLAELLGGTIRVESRPGFGSTFSLTVPLWPVADRQADEAAVGSPATLPPLRFLVVEDEAVNRLALARSLRKLGHAVTEAGNGEEALRKLSQDRVDVVIMDIQMPVMDGLMAVSHIRNGEVPGVNRRLPVVALTAYALEGDRKRFLAAGMDEFVTKPCDMDQLLRAVAKVVGVRPAG, from the coding sequence GTGGTTCCAACCGGCTCGCTTGCCTCCGTGCGCACCGCGCCTGGCGCATACGCCTTGGCCTGGGCTCTGGTCGTGCTCATGGTGGGGGGTGGGGCGGCCGTCTGGATCGGCACGGCATGTCCGGCGCCCCTGGCGGCGGCGTTCCCGGTTTTGGGGGTCTGGGGACTGGCGGCGATCGGCGGTCTGCTGGCGGCCCTGGCGGCGGTGTTGGCGGGCTTTGCCGTGGACCGCCACCTGCGGCTGCGGGCGGCCTTGCGTCAGCGCGACGCCGAGGTCGGCGCGGCCCGGGCCGAACTGCTGCGCAGCAACAAGGCGCTGACGGCCCTTGGCGCCATCAACCACGAATTGATCCACGCCGTGGACCGCGACGCGTTTTTGGCCAGCGTGTGCGAAGTGCTGGTGCACCGGGCCGGGTACGACCTCGTCTGGGTGGGCATGGTCGATCCGGCCGGGGGCGGGCGGGTGCGCGTGGCCGCCCGCGCCGGCGAGGACGCCGAGTGGCTGGACAGCCTGGACATCCGTTGCGACGGCGGTGCCCGGGGCCAGGGGCCGGCGGGCACGGCCATGCGCGAAGGGCGCCTGGTCTATGTGCCCCGGTTTCAGGACGAGGCGTTTTTCCGCAACTGGCCCGACCGGCCGGCGGCCTTTTCCCGGTATGTCTCGGCCATTGCCTTGCCGTTGCGCCTGGGCGGGCGGGTGGCCGGGGCGCTGACCATTTACGAGCGCCGGGAACGGGAGTTCGGCGGCGAGGAAGTGGCGCTGCTTGGGCAAATGGCCGCGGACGTGGCCCACGGGCTCCATGTGTTGCGGCTTTCGGCTTCGCGGGCCCGGGCGGCCGTGCTCATGCGCCAGGCCTTCCGGGTCAGTACGGCCATGGCCGCCACGGCCCGGGCCCTGGTGTCCGGCGACCTGGACATGGCCGGCATGGCCGGGCTGGTGCTTTCCCGGGCCATGGAGCTGACCGGCAGCACACTCGGGACCATCGGCCTGGTCGACCGGCGCACCGGCCGTGTCGACTGGCTCGTGACCATCGGGCCCCAGGGGGGCATCCCGGCCGATCCGGCCCAGGCCCGCGAGCTGTACCCCGATGTCGCCGGCCGCTTCACCGGCGTGCTCGCGCCGGTGCTCAACGACGGTCTGCCCCTGCGCCACAACGCCCAGGCCTCCCTCGACGATGCCTGCCCCTGCTTTCCGAACATGGGGCGGGTGGAGCGTTTTCTGGCCGTGCCGTTGCGCCGGGGGGCGGGGAAGACCGGTGGCATCATGCTGCTGGCCGAGGCCGGGGAAGCCTACCTGGATCGGGATTTGCGGGCCGCCCAGCGCCTGGCCACCTTGCTGGAGATGGGCGCGGCCAGGCTGGCCGTGGAGCAGGAGCTCGACACGGCCCGGCGCCGGGCCGAGGCGGCCAACCAGGCCAAGACCCAGTTTCTGGCCAACATCAGCCATGAGCTGCGCACGCCCATCAACGGCATCCTGGGCATGGCCCAACTGGCCATCCTGGAGGGCGCCTCGGGCCGGGAGGCCGAATACTGGCAGACGGTGCGCGAATCCACCGATCGGCTGGTGGATATCGTCGACAACCTGCTGGAGCTGGCCAGCGTCGAATCGGGCTCGCTGTCGCCCATGCTGCGGGAATTCTCCCTGCGCCGGCTCCTGGAGTCGTTGCGCGGCACCTATTCGGTGCGGGCCGGGCTGGCCGGGCTCAGCCTCGACTGCGACATCGACACCGCCCTGCCGGACAGGCTTCTGGGCGATCCCTTCCGCCTGCGCCAGATCCTGGCCCATCTGCTGGACAACGCCATCCGCTTCACGCCCACGGGCGGCGTGTCCCTGCGGGCGAGCCTGCTGGACGCCCGGGAGGCGGCCGAGGCCAGACAGGTGTTCGTTGCCAAGGATTTCGGCGGACTGTGCATCGCCTTTGCCGTGCTCGACACCGGCATCGGCATCGCCAAGGACAAGCAGGCGGATATTTTCGAGAGTTTCGCCCTGGCCGAGGAATGCCTGACCAAGCGGTTCGGCGGCACGGGCATGGGGCTTTCCATCGCCAGCCGGCTGGCCGAGCTTTTGGGCGGCACCATCCGGGTGGAGAGCCGGCCGGGGTTTGGCAGCACCTTTTCCCTGACCGTGCCGTTGTGGCCGGTGGCCGACCGGCAGGCGGACGAGGCGGCCGTGGGCTCTCCGGCGACGTTGCCGCCGCTGCGGTTTCTGGTGGTCGAGGACGAGGCCGTCAACCGGCTGGCCCTGGCCCGCAGCCTGCGCAAGCTCGGCCATGCCGTGACCGAGGCGGGCAATGGCGAGGAGGCACTGCGCAAGCTCTCCCAGGACCGGGTGGACGTGGTGATCATGGACATCCAGATGCCGGTCATGGACGGGCTTATGGCCGTGTCCCACATCCGCAACGGCGAGGTGCCGGGCGTCAACCGCCGTCTGCCGGTGGTGGCGCTGACGGCCTACGCCCTGGAGGGCGACCGCAAGCGGTTCCTGGCCGCCGGCATGGACGAATTCGTGACCAAGCCCTGCGACATGGACCAACTCCTGCGGGCCGTGGCCAAGGTCGTGGGCGTGCGTCCGGCCGGGTAG
- a CDS encoding YifB family Mg chelatase-like AAA ATPase, which translates to MSLSIITTGALLGIEAHPVTLEVDLSRQGMPSFTLVGLAEGAVRESKERVFAALRNAGCRLPPARITVNLAPAGMRKEGSGYDLPLALALLAAVEVFPAEAATGLFFAGELSLTGELKPVPGVLPLAARARREGARGIVVPRANALEAAVVEGLAVFGANDLGQVLRFLTGEEALSPAVAPPFAAAGEQSAFAEDFAEVKGQAHAKRAVEIAAAGAHNLLFIGPPGSGKTMLAKRIPSVLPPLGFDEALEVTTIYSVSGRLDGAGLLTVRPFRSPHHTISDAGLIGGGSYPRPGEVSMAHRGVLFLDELPEFKKSVLEVLRQPLEDGKVTIARAAVSLSYPADVMLVAAMNPCPCGYLGDERHACVCADGDVRRYRSRLSGPLLDRIDLQVEVPAVPYKELRAETSPVTSAAMRARVLAARQAQATRYAGLPFSVNGRLSGRFLSKFCAVTEEGHAFLDGAVRRLGLSARAHTRILRIARTIADLDGDADLRVEHLAEAVNLRNLDRQRLG; encoded by the coding sequence ATGAGTCTTTCCATCATCACCACCGGCGCGCTGCTGGGCATCGAAGCCCATCCCGTCACCCTCGAGGTCGACCTGTCGCGGCAGGGCATGCCGTCGTTCACCCTGGTCGGGCTGGCCGAGGGCGCGGTGCGCGAGAGCAAGGAACGGGTGTTCGCGGCCTTGCGCAACGCCGGCTGCCGGCTCCCTCCGGCCCGCATCACCGTGAATCTGGCCCCGGCGGGCATGCGCAAGGAGGGCTCGGGCTACGACCTGCCCCTGGCCCTGGCCCTTTTGGCGGCGGTGGAGGTCTTCCCGGCCGAGGCGGCCACGGGGTTGTTTTTCGCCGGCGAGCTGTCGCTGACGGGCGAGCTCAAGCCCGTGCCGGGGGTGCTGCCCCTGGCGGCCCGGGCCAGGCGCGAGGGCGCCCGGGGCATCGTCGTGCCCCGGGCCAACGCCCTGGAGGCGGCCGTGGTCGAGGGCCTCGCCGTTTTCGGCGCAAACGACCTGGGGCAGGTCCTGCGCTTTCTCACCGGCGAGGAGGCCCTTTCGCCGGCCGTGGCGCCGCCGTTTGCCGCCGCCGGGGAACAGTCGGCCTTTGCCGAGGACTTCGCCGAGGTCAAGGGCCAGGCCCATGCCAAGCGGGCGGTGGAGATCGCGGCGGCGGGCGCGCACAACCTGCTGTTCATCGGGCCGCCGGGCTCGGGCAAGACCATGCTGGCCAAGCGCATCCCGAGCGTCCTGCCGCCCCTTGGTTTCGACGAGGCCCTGGAGGTCACGACCATCTATTCCGTGTCCGGCCGGCTGGACGGGGCGGGGCTGCTCACGGTGCGGCCCTTTCGCAGCCCGCACCACACCATTTCCGACGCCGGGCTCATCGGCGGCGGCTCCTATCCCCGGCCGGGCGAGGTGTCCATGGCCCACCGGGGGGTGCTGTTTCTCGACGAACTGCCGGAATTCAAGAAATCCGTCCTGGAGGTGCTGCGCCAGCCCCTGGAGGACGGCAAGGTGACCATCGCCCGGGCGGCCGTCTCGCTGTCCTACCCGGCCGACGTGATGCTGGTCGCGGCGATGAACCCCTGTCCTTGCGGATACTTAGGCGACGAACGCCATGCCTGCGTATGCGCCGACGGCGACGTGCGGCGCTACCGGTCGCGGCTTTCCGGGCCGCTTTTAGACCGCATCGACTTGCAGGTGGAAGTGCCGGCGGTGCCCTACAAGGAGCTTCGGGCCGAGACCTCGCCGGTGACCTCGGCGGCCATGCGGGCGCGGGTGCTGGCGGCGCGGCAGGCCCAGGCGACGCGCTACGCCGGCTTGCCTTTTTCGGTCAACGGCCGGCTGTCGGGGCGTTTTCTCTCGAAATTTTGCGCCGTGACCGAGGAGGGCCACGCCTTCCTGGACGGGGCGGTCCGGCGGCTGGGGCTTTCGGCCCGGGCCCACACGCGCATCCTGCGCATCGCCCGCACCATCGCCGACCTGGACGGCGACGCGGACCTGCGCGTGGAGCACCTGGCCGAGGCCGTCAATTTACGGAACCTGGACCGGCAGCGGCTGGGCTAG
- a CDS encoding PAS domain-containing sensor histidine kinase, whose protein sequence is MPFARFLLTRSVGGAVVVTLVCVNTLLLTVFGILDYHGEKRRLETELRGDISLAADQFAENLSQSLWYLEKDQVIRLIDGLMQNEIIAAVVVTEQGEDKPYVGRVRDRAWRASPLAERPAMDDVIAEKRDVRFDNTPVGSVEIFGSSRFLERDLETSLARIVLRILGLNAALALCVALIVRWRVIAPLARLEGYAARVNLGADTAGDPETDGQLDALRFELGSLGRTMRETVRRLSAAERKYRDIFEHATEGIFQTTLDGRMLSANAALARMLGYGSPEELVATFVDVGVQLYHTPEDRRAMLARLLVEESIAGLQVRFKRRDGQTIWVLLNVRLVRDDAGLPLYTEGTLTDVTARVRAERRLEILNRHLSEAVRERTRRLAEKAAELEAANERLKELDRLKSGFLATVSHDLRTPLTSIMGFAKLIARDFAKFFAPFAAGHQRLTGQAERLVANLNIIESEGERLTRLINDFLDLSKIESGQAQWRDTVVDAAVLIGRAAASVSADFEAKPEVAFAMEVADDLPPLYIDPDRLTQVLVNLLGNAAKFTDEGRVRLRAGLSEGFLRVEVSDTGQGVPRESLEKIFDKFHQAQAGDTVADGQRPKGTGLGLAICRQIVEHYKGRIWAESELGRGSTFILELPLSQAVDAAQPVR, encoded by the coding sequence ATGCCCTTCGCCCGTTTTCTCCTGACGCGCTCTGTCGGCGGCGCGGTCGTCGTGACGCTGGTGTGCGTCAACACCCTGCTTCTGACCGTCTTCGGCATCCTCGACTACCACGGCGAAAAGCGGCGGCTGGAAACGGAACTGCGCGGCGACATCTCGCTGGCCGCCGATCAGTTCGCCGAAAACCTGTCCCAGTCCCTGTGGTACCTGGAAAAGGACCAGGTGATCCGGCTTATCGACGGGCTGATGCAAAACGAGATCATCGCGGCGGTGGTGGTCACGGAGCAGGGGGAGGACAAGCCCTACGTCGGCCGGGTGCGCGACCGCGCCTGGCGGGCCTCCCCCCTGGCGGAACGGCCGGCCATGGACGACGTCATCGCCGAAAAGCGGGATGTCCGCTTCGACAACACCCCGGTGGGGTCGGTGGAGATATTCGGCTCCAGCCGGTTCCTGGAACGGGACCTCGAAACATCCCTTGCGCGCATCGTGCTGCGCATCCTGGGACTCAACGCGGCGTTGGCGCTGTGCGTGGCCCTGATCGTGCGCTGGCGCGTCATCGCGCCCCTGGCCCGGCTGGAAGGCTATGCCGCCCGGGTCAACCTCGGCGCGGACACGGCCGGCGACCCCGAAACCGACGGCCAGCTCGACGCCCTGCGCTTCGAACTGGGCAGCCTCGGCCGCACCATGCGCGAAACCGTGCGCCGCCTGTCCGCGGCCGAACGCAAATACCGCGACATCTTCGAACACGCCACCGAAGGCATCTTCCAGACCACGCTGGATGGCCGCATGCTCTCGGCCAACGCCGCCCTGGCCAGGATGCTCGGCTACGGCTCTCCCGAGGAGCTCGTCGCGACCTTCGTCGACGTCGGCGTCCAGCTCTACCACACGCCCGAGGACCGCCGGGCCATGCTCGCCCGGCTGCTGGTGGAGGAAAGCATCGCCGGGCTGCAGGTGCGCTTCAAGCGCCGCGACGGCCAGACCATCTGGGTGCTGCTCAACGTCCGGCTGGTGCGCGACGACGCCGGGTTGCCGCTCTACACCGAGGGCACGCTGACCGACGTCACGGCCCGGGTCCGGGCCGAACGCCGCCTGGAGATCCTCAACCGCCACTTGAGCGAGGCCGTCCGGGAGCGTACCCGACGGCTGGCCGAGAAAGCGGCGGAGCTGGAGGCGGCCAACGAGCGCCTCAAGGAGCTCGACCGCCTCAAATCCGGTTTTCTGGCCACGGTTTCCCACGACCTGCGCACGCCGCTGACCTCCATCATGGGCTTCGCCAAGCTCATCGCCCGCGACTTCGCCAAGTTCTTCGCCCCGTTCGCCGCCGGCCATCAGCGCCTCACCGGCCAGGCCGAGCGCCTCGTCGCCAATTTGAACATCATCGAAAGCGAGGGCGAACGCCTGACACGGCTGATCAACGACTTCCTCGACCTCTCCAAGATCGAGTCCGGCCAGGCCCAATGGCGCGATACCGTGGTGGACGCGGCCGTGCTCATCGGCCGGGCCGCCGCGTCCGTCAGTGCCGATTTCGAGGCCAAGCCCGAGGTGGCCTTCGCCATGGAGGTGGCGGACGACCTGCCGCCGCTGTACATCGACCCCGACCGCCTCACCCAGGTCCTGGTCAACCTGCTGGGCAACGCGGCCAAGTTCACCGACGAGGGGCGGGTGCGCCTGCGGGCCGGCCTGTCGGAGGGCTTCCTGCGCGTGGAGGTCAGCGACACCGGCCAGGGCGTCCCCCGGGAATCCCTGGAGAAGATCTTCGACAAGTTCCACCAGGCCCAGGCCGGCGACACCGTGGCCGACGGCCAGCGCCCCAAGGGCACGGGCCTGGGCCTGGCCATCTGCCGTCAGATCGTCGAACACTACAAGGGCCGCATCTGGGCCGAGTCCGAACTCGGGCGCGGCAGCACCTTCATCCTGGAACTCCCCCTGTCCCAGGCCGTGGATGCGGCACAGCCCGTCCGCTGA
- a CDS encoding LysR family transcriptional regulator has product MLDPWQLRTFLAAADGPSFRQAAKDLALAPSTVTAQIKALEDALGVPLFRRDPGSVVLTEHGRRLLGPARRLLDLEAAIRRDIGQDGEACPELAVRLSESLGLAVAPTVLATLRRDHPRLRVAIVTHSRRGLAHDLRHDAVDLGLLMGEPFAADGIVMEQIHREPLCVIAAPGSPLAARGAVGPEDLAGRELFVTRHIWSARRSLENALARHGVSPGAVTTCTSLPVVMRCVAAGHGLALAPWLAVAADRTAGTLAVLPWAEETLFAPVVAAHRADRPLSRPAEAFLTALRQALAARPPAPRPPRP; this is encoded by the coding sequence ATGCTCGACCCCTGGCAGTTGCGCACCTTCCTGGCCGCGGCCGACGGCCCTTCCTTCCGCCAGGCGGCCAAGGACCTGGCCCTGGCCCCATCCACGGTCACGGCGCAAATCAAGGCCCTGGAAGACGCCCTGGGCGTGCCCCTTTTCAGACGCGACCCGGGCAGCGTGGTCCTGACCGAACACGGCCGCCGGCTCCTCGGGCCGGCCCGTCGGCTGCTCGACCTGGAAGCGGCCATCCGCCGCGACATCGGCCAGGACGGCGAGGCCTGCCCGGAACTGGCCGTGCGCCTGTCCGAAAGCCTGGGGCTGGCCGTGGCCCCGACGGTCCTGGCCACGCTTCGCCGCGACCATCCGCGCCTGCGCGTCGCCATCGTCACCCACTCGCGCCGGGGACTGGCCCACGACCTGCGCCACGACGCCGTGGACCTGGGGCTTCTGATGGGCGAACCGTTCGCCGCCGACGGTATCGTCATGGAACAAATCCACCGGGAACCGCTCTGCGTCATCGCCGCGCCCGGTTCGCCCCTGGCGGCGCGTGGCGCCGTGGGGCCGGAGGATCTGGCCGGCCGGGAGCTCTTTGTCACGCGCCACATCTGGAGCGCCCGGCGAAGCCTGGAAAACGCCCTGGCCCGCCACGGCGTCTCCCCCGGCGCCGTCACCACCTGCACGAGCCTGCCCGTGGTCATGCGCTGCGTGGCCGCGGGCCACGGCCTGGCCCTGGCGCCCTGGCTGGCCGTGGCCGCGGACCGGACGGCCGGAACCCTGGCCGTCCTGCCCTGGGCCGAGGAAACGCTCTTCGCGCCGGTGGTTGCCGCCCACCGGGCCGACAGGCCCCTGTCCCGGCCGGCCGAGGCCTTCCTGACCGCCCTGCGCCAAGCCCTGGCCGCCCGGCCGCCGGCCCCGCGGCCGCCGCGCCCCTGA
- a CDS encoding sulfite exporter TauE/SafE family protein — translation MVASQWFILSLAAFIGGFTQGLTGFGSTLLALPLLALVMDLRLATPVCCLLAVSINVVLTSRLYGHIRWRVLLLLFGAALPGMAVGVRALEVVPGHWLKLAMASVVLSFVAVRLRGRRGRSRPGRGLGLAAGFAAGCMGAAIGVNGPIVAMWVSRQGYDRDTVRATLTSFFLLAGFGVVGAQSLVGLVTPEVLWAYLAALPALLLGIGLGLAGCGRIDEGRFARAVLLVLVLSGVSILLQGAWGLVRASAPSQAWLGAAKRVEVAAEGARMAPPSMPYRN, via the coding sequence ATGGTTGCTTCGCAGTGGTTCATCCTGTCCCTGGCCGCGTTCATCGGCGGCTTCACCCAGGGGTTGACCGGGTTCGGCTCCACCTTGTTGGCCCTGCCGCTTCTGGCCCTGGTCATGGATCTGCGGCTGGCCACGCCCGTGTGCTGCCTGCTGGCCGTTTCCATCAACGTCGTGCTGACCAGCCGGCTCTATGGCCACATCCGCTGGCGGGTGCTGCTGCTGCTGTTCGGGGCGGCCCTGCCGGGCATGGCCGTGGGGGTCAGGGCCTTGGAGGTGGTGCCCGGCCATTGGCTCAAGCTGGCCATGGCGTCGGTGGTGCTGTCGTTTGTGGCCGTCAGGCTGCGCGGGCGTCGGGGGCGCTCGCGGCCCGGGCGGGGCCTTGGCCTGGCGGCCGGTTTCGCCGCCGGCTGCATGGGCGCGGCCATCGGCGTCAACGGCCCCATCGTGGCCATGTGGGTGTCGCGCCAGGGCTATGACCGGGACACCGTGCGGGCCACGCTGACGTCCTTTTTCCTGCTGGCCGGTTTCGGCGTGGTGGGGGCCCAGTCCCTGGTCGGGCTGGTGACGCCCGAAGTGCTTTGGGCCTACCTCGCGGCCTTGCCGGCCCTGCTGCTGGGCATCGGCCTTGGCCTGGCCGGCTGCGGGCGCATCGACGAAGGCCGGTTCGCCCGGGCGGTGCTCCTGGTGCTGGTCCTTAGCGGCGTGAGCATCCTCCTCCAGGGCGCCTGGGGGTTGGTCAGGGCCTCGGCGCCAAGCCAGGCTTGGCTTGGGGCGGCAAAACGGGTAGAGGTGGCCGCCGAAGGAGCACGCATGGCCCCACCGTCGATGCCGTACCGCAATTGA
- a CDS encoding aldehyde dehydrogenase family protein produces the protein MFASINPATGQFLARYSAHDAPAARRILDGCAAAYGLWRDVPLDERLTVLTRLADRLEARLDDLAGLASREMGKLLAESRAEVRRCARACRFYAKMAPRWLAPETIACETGRRLVVYEPLGVILAVMPWNFPYWQVLRAAIPLLAAGNAVAVKHAHNVTGASLALEALFAEAGLPDGVLGLLRIDNALVAEAIGHPAVRGVTLTGSARAGAAVGALAGAAVKKTVMELGGSDPFIVLADAALDDCCAAAETARMRVCGQACIAAKRFLVEAPLYPVFAERLAERLAAHRPGDPFDPATTVGPLAREDLLANLDRQVRESVAMGAKLALGGHRLPGPGFYYAPTLLTEVRPGMPAFEEELFGPVAAVVEAADADAAVALANASPYGLGASVWTADTARGLRLARRIEAGMVAVNAVPRSDFRLPFGGVKGSGHGRELARYGLTEFCNIKSLIVEDA, from the coding sequence ATGTTTGCCAGCATAAATCCGGCGACCGGGCAGTTCCTGGCCCGTTATTCCGCCCACGACGCCCCGGCCGCGCGCCGGATACTGGATGGCTGCGCCGCGGCCTATGGCCTGTGGCGCGACGTTCCCCTCGACGAACGCCTGACGGTGCTGACGCGCCTGGCCGACCGGCTCGAGGCCCGCCTGGACGATTTGGCCGGCCTGGCCAGCCGGGAGATGGGCAAGCTGCTGGCCGAGTCCCGGGCCGAGGTGCGGCGTTGCGCCCGGGCCTGCCGGTTCTACGCCAAGATGGCGCCGCGTTGGCTGGCGCCCGAAACCATTGCCTGCGAAACCGGCCGGCGCCTGGTCGTCTACGAGCCCCTGGGCGTGATCCTGGCCGTCATGCCCTGGAATTTCCCCTATTGGCAGGTGCTTCGCGCCGCCATTCCCCTGCTGGCCGCCGGCAATGCCGTGGCCGTCAAACACGCCCACAACGTCACCGGGGCGAGCCTGGCCCTGGAGGCGCTTTTCGCCGAGGCCGGCCTGCCGGACGGGGTGCTCGGGCTGCTGCGCATCGACAACGCCCTGGTGGCCGAGGCCATCGGCCATCCGGCCGTGCGCGGCGTGACGCTCACCGGTTCGGCCCGGGCCGGGGCGGCCGTGGGGGCGCTGGCCGGGGCGGCCGTGAAAAAGACGGTCATGGAGCTTGGCGGTTCGGACCCGTTCATCGTCCTGGCCGACGCCGCCCTCGACGACTGCTGCGCCGCCGCCGAGACGGCGCGCATGCGGGTGTGCGGCCAGGCCTGCATCGCGGCCAAGCGCTTCCTCGTCGAGGCGCCGCTCTATCCGGTCTTCGCCGAGCGGCTGGCCGAACGGCTGGCCGCCCACAGGCCGGGCGACCCCTTCGACCCGGCCACCACCGTCGGTCCCCTGGCCCGGGAGGATCTGCTGGCCAACCTGGACCGGCAGGTCCGGGAGTCCGTGGCCATGGGGGCGAAACTGGCCCTGGGCGGCCACCGGCTGCCCGGCCCGGGCTTTTACTACGCCCCGACGCTGCTCACCGAAGTGCGGCCGGGCATGCCGGCCTTCGAGGAGGAGCTGTTCGGGCCGGTGGCCGCCGTGGTCGAGGCGGCCGACGCCGACGCGGCCGTGGCCCTGGCCAACGCCTCGCCGTACGGCCTGGGGGCGAGCGTCTGGACGGCCGACACGGCGCGCGGCCTGCGCCTGGCCCGGCGCATCGAGGCCGGCATGGTGGCGGTCAACGCCGTGCCGCGCTCGGACTTCCGTCTGCCCTTCGGCGGGGTCAAGGGCTCGGGCCATGGCCGGGAGCTGGCCCGCTACGGGCTGACCGAATTTTGCAACATCAAGTCCCTCATCGTGGAGGATGCATGA
- a CDS encoding tetratricopeptide repeat protein encodes MHSRVSLLLLAVLLVVALPAQAAMNLDDLLFYGTESLARGRFDQASQAFGEALARDPENAYAKGRLALSKAAAGRIEEARRLLTEAVAARGDDLFALWTLGCLDLLEGAPGAAADSFAAMAKADPGNVRASLGLGLAALAAGHMAEGLGHLAVVQARPDSDPLAHALAGLALFQAGAPAGARLELETALELDPRNAAVLDQLGLVYKRLGKTGLAKSAWEQALAVDGEDARARFYLSRLAEDEGLAASLSDRPEEAKRAYERALALDPTNAAAAKALGLPVPMAPPAAPAGETAAKQRARRAVPADETAPAPKPRPARKPVKAPPAAKAETAGERPAPAPTAPQAPVTPATPQAPLPSSGPASP; translated from the coding sequence ATGCATTCCCGCGTTTCCCTCCTCCTGCTCGCCGTCCTGCTGGTCGTGGCCCTGCCGGCCCAGGCGGCCATGAACCTGGACGACCTGCTGTTCTACGGCACGGAATCCCTGGCCCGGGGCCGCTTCGACCAGGCCTCCCAAGCCTTTGGCGAAGCCCTGGCCCGGGACCCGGAAAACGCCTACGCCAAGGGCCGGCTGGCCCTGTCCAAGGCCGCGGCCGGCCGCATCGAGGAGGCCCGACGGCTCCTGACCGAGGCCGTGGCCGCGCGCGGCGACGACCTGTTCGCCTTGTGGACGCTGGGCTGCCTGGACCTCCTGGAAGGCGCGCCCGGGGCGGCGGCCGACTCGTTTGCGGCCATGGCCAAGGCCGACCCGGGCAATGTCCGGGCGAGCCTGGGCCTGGGGCTGGCCGCCCTGGCCGCCGGGCACATGGCCGAAGGCCTGGGCCACCTGGCCGTCGTCCAGGCCCGGCCGGACAGCGATCCCCTGGCCCACGCCCTGGCCGGGCTGGCCCTTTTCCAGGCCGGCGCCCCGGCGGGCGCCCGCCTGGAACTGGAAACCGCCCTGGAGCTGGACCCGCGAAACGCCGCCGTGCTCGACCAGCTCGGCCTGGTCTACAAGCGCCTGGGCAAGACCGGCCTGGCCAAAAGCGCCTGGGAGCAGGCCCTGGCCGTGGACGGCGAGGACGCCCGGGCCCGGTTTTACCTGTCCCGGCTGGCCGAGGACGAGGGCCTGGCCGCAAGCCTGTCGGACCGGCCCGAGGAGGCCAAGCGGGCCTACGAGCGGGCGCTCGCCCTGGACCCGACCAACGCCGCCGCGGCCAAGGCCCTGGGGCTGCCGGTTCCCATGGCGCCGCCGGCCGCCCCGGCCGGGGAAACGGCGGCGAAACAGCGCGCGCGCCGGGCCGTGCCGGCAGACGAAACCGCCCCCGCCCCCAAGCCCCGGCCGGCGCGCAAACCGGTCAAGGCGCCCCCGGCGGCCAAGGCCGAAACCGCCGGCGAGCGCCCCGCGCCGGCCCCCACCGCGCCGCAAGCGCCCGTAACCCCGGCCACGCCGCAAGCGCCCCTTCCCTCGTCCGGGCCGGCCAGTCCGTAA
- a CDS encoding EF-hand domain-containing protein — MPKPWALGLFLAIACLCAGCAGPSAPSPRTAQTSYPSPDYPPQPAEPAPAQTPAPVVAAPQGRPLYGPVGQAAPSASGGPVAAPGVAPGVAPAVAAPAPGASGPAALPAGGPRPAGAPNLARLFEAMDADHNGRVTLEEWRAFQEREFRRLDRNDDGVLTREEMTAPPPMAPGGPGARKAP; from the coding sequence ATGCCGAAGCCTTGGGCCTTGGGTCTGTTCCTGGCCATCGCCTGCCTGTGCGCCGGCTGCGCCGGGCCGTCCGCGCCGTCGCCGCGCACCGCGCAGACCTCCTATCCCTCGCCGGATTATCCGCCCCAGCCGGCCGAACCGGCTCCGGCGCAAACCCCGGCCCCGGTCGTCGCCGCCCCCCAGGGCCGGCCCCTGTACGGCCCGGTGGGCCAGGCCGCGCCGTCCGCTTCCGGCGGGCCCGTCGCCGCGCCCGGCGTCGCGCCCGGCGTCGCGCCCGCCGTCGCCGCGCCGGCACCCGGCGCATCCGGGCCGGCCGCGCTGCCCGCCGGGGGGCCGCGTCCGGCCGGCGCGCCCAACCTGGCGCGGCTGTTCGAGGCCATGGACGCCGACCACAACGGCCGGGTGACCCTGGAGGAGTGGCGCGCCTTCCAGGAGCGCGAGTTTCGCCGCCTGGACAGAAACGACGACGGCGTGCTGACCCGCGAGGAAATGACCGCCCCGCCGCCCATGGCCCCGGGCGGCCCCGGGGCGCGCAAGGCCCCGTGA